A window of the Balaenoptera acutorostrata chromosome 13, mBalAcu1.1, whole genome shotgun sequence genome harbors these coding sequences:
- the CLDN5 gene encoding claudin-5 gives MGSAALEILGLVLCLVGWVGLILACGLPMWQVTAFLDHNIVTAQTTWKGLWMSCVVQSTGHMQCKVYDSVLALSTEVQAARALTVGAVLLALVALFVTLAGAQCTTCVAPGPGKARVALTGGALYALCGLLALVPLCWFANIVVREFYDPTVPMSQKYELGAALYIGWAASALLMCGGGLVCCGAWVCAGRPDFGFPVKYSAPRRPTASGDYDKKNYV, from the coding sequence ATGGGGTCGGCGGCGCTGGAGATTCTCGGCCTGGTGTTGTGCCTGGTGGGCTGGGTGGGCCTGATCCTGGCGTGCGGGCTGCCCATGTGGCAGGTGACCGCTTTCCTGGACCACAACATCGTGACGGCGCAGACCACCTGGAAGGGGCTGTGGATGTCGTGCGTGGTGCAGAGCACAGGGCACATGCAGTGCAAAGTGTACGACTCGGTGCTGGCGCTGAGCACAGAGGTGCAGGCGGCGCGGGCGCTCACCGTGGGCGCCGTGCTCCTGGCGCTTGTCGCGCTCTTCGTGACCCTGGCGGGCGCGCAGTGCACCACCTGCGTGGCCCCCGGCCCGGGTAAGGCGCGCGTGGCCCTTACGGGCGGCGCGCTCTACGCGCTCTGCGGGCTGCTGGCGCTCGTGCCGCTCTGCTGGTTCGCCAACATCGTGGTCCGGGAGTTCTACGACCCGACCGTGCCCATGTCGCAGAAGTACGAGCTGGGCGCCGCGCTTTACATCGGCTGGGCCGCCTCGGCGCTGCTCATGTGCGGCGGCGGCCTCGTGTGCTGCGGCGCCTGGGTCTGCGCCGGCCGCCCCGACTTCGGCTTCCCGGTCAAGTACTCGGCGCCGCGGCGGCCTACGGCCAGCGGCGACTACGACAAGAAGAACTATGTTTGA